Genomic window (Heptranchias perlo isolate sHepPer1 chromosome 11, sHepPer1.hap1, whole genome shotgun sequence):
agtagtcacacacacactatagtcACATACAtactacacacacacaatacacacacacagtagtcactcacacacactatagtcACATACAtactacacacacacaatacacacacacagtagtcacacacacacactatagtcACATACATACTACACACacggtacacacacacacaatacacacacacacacagtagtcACACATAACACACAGGGGCACACTCACACAGGAGCGCTCATTGTCCCACAAAtgtccctcctcactccccagaaTGAACTGACCTGGACCCTCCAGCAGGCTCCCCTTTGATGTGATCCACAACGTGCATCTGGGAGACGTCGGGGGCGTAAACCTGGACCTCGGCCCCACTCCGGCTCAGGTGAACCAAAATCCTGAAATCAGGGGAAAACCGGACGATTTATTTCCACCTAGAGAGAGCACCACACAGCACAAAAACAACCTCAGTCTCACAAATACCCCATtgcagcaggtacagcacgggttagatacagagtaaagctccctctacactgtcccaccaaacactcccagggcaggtacagcacgggttagatacagagtaaagctccctctacactgtcccatcaaacactcccagggcaggtacagcacgggttagatacagagtaaagctccctctacactgtcccatcaaacactcccagggcaggtatagcatgggttagatagagagtaaagctccctctacactgtcccatcaaacactcccagggcaggtacagcatggattagatacagagtaaagctccctctacactgtcccatcaaacactcccagggcaggtacagggttagatacagagtaaagctccctctacactgtcccatcaaacactcccagggcaggtacagggttagatacagagtaaagctccctctacactgtcccatcaaacactcccagggcaggtacagggttagatactgaataaagctccctctacactgtcccatcaaacactctcagggcaggtacagcacgggttagatacagagtaaagctccctctacactgtcccatcaaacactcccagggcaggtacagcatgggttagatacagagtaaagctccatctacactgtcccatcaaacactcccagggcaggtacagcacgggttagatacagagtaaagctccctctacactgtcccatcaaacacttccagggcaggtacagcacgggttagatacagagtaaagctccctctacactgtcccatcaaacactcccagggcaggtacagcacgggttagatacagagtaaagctccctctacactgtcccatcaaacactcccagggcaggtacagcacgggttagatacagagtaaagctccctctacactgtcccatcaaacactcccagggcaggtacagcatgggttagatacagagtaaagctccctctacactgtcccatcaaacactcccagggcaggtacagcatgggttagatacagagttcaCACCCGTGTACACGGAGCATGGGAGCTGGGCGCAGAGAGCTTGAGAGGGACCGACACTGCCAGGGACTCTGAGCCGAGACGCTGCGCTCACTGTCAGTTCCCTTTGCCGCACTGCGACCTCACAAGGTTTGGGCACAAACAAGATTTAAAGTAAGTGAAAACTGCTCACGCAGAGGCCTCGTGGATCTCGGTCCCATCGTACACACCACAGCCCGAGAGGACCTGCGGAAAACAGGAACAGACACTGTGAGATACTCAAACCAGGAGAGACCGAGTTACAGCCCACGGTcaggggggtcaggggtcactgTCCAGGACCCAGCAGAAGGGTCAGGGGTTACTGCCCAGGACCCAGCAGAAGGGTCAGGGGTTACTGCCCAGGACCCAGCAGAAGGGTCAGGGGTTACTGTCCAGGACTCCAGCAGAAGGGTCAGGGGTCACTGTCCAGGACCCAGCAGAAGGGTCAGGGGTCACTGTCCAGGACTCCAGCAGAAGGGTCAGGGGTCACTGTCCAGGACTCCAGAAGGGTCAGGGGTCACCGTCCAGGACACCAGAAGGGTCAGGGGTCACCGTCCAGGACACCAGAAGGGTCAGGGGTCACTGTCCAGGACTCCAGCAGAAGGGTCAGGGGTCGCAGTGTATCTCTCCCGCCCGCGGCCTCCTCACCCCCCGAGCCTGCCACTATCGAGGGCCCGGCTACAGACACCGGCCCCCCGCCCAACAGCAAGGGGAAAGAGGGGTCAGACTGGGCCTCaggcctcgggcctcgggcccCGCTCCCAGCCCCTTCCCCGGGCCCGCGCCCGCGCCCCGACACTCACCACGGCCACATTCGGCCCCCGGTGGGCGGCGGCGGAGCGAAAGCCACAAAACCGaaacgagagagcgagagtccggcGGAACATCACAGGAGAGCTCGGGGACACAGGCCTAAGGACACGGGGCGGGgcctggggagagggggcggggcctggggagagggggcggggcctgggACGAGGGGCGGGGCCTGGGGAGAGGGGCACATGAGAGGGGCGAGGCCTGGGACAGGGGGCGGGGcc
Coding sequences:
- the LOC137327032 gene encoding glutamine amidotransferase-like class 1 domain-containing protein 3, mitochondrial, translating into MFRRTLALSFRFCGFRSAAAHRGPNVAVVLSGCGVYDGTEIHEASAILVHLSRSGAEVQVYAPDVSQMHVVDHIKGEPAGGSRNVLVESARIARGKIMDLGKLTAQDHDAVIFPGGFGAAKNL